The following coding sequences lie in one Methylosinus sp. H3A genomic window:
- a CDS encoding ABC transporter substrate-binding protein, which yields MKFNTPDRPIELTRRRFNQLLGSTAASAGVFAPGVARTDNLIPLRIMGSGNGWSASEIVVLAEEFGFFRKEGLRLDLIILPPERLTIALEGGITDFIPNAYYIYFLNIRDKGMKARQVVSTTPYLDARLPSGGLFVREDSRIREASDLRGKTIGVTVLQFASAWFTLAYAARAGLKREDLNLTAIPGPHHQQVLTNGDVDAVYTIGAVEATLLKKGEFRRLFATSDLVGRRISLGSTIVKEEFMKSNPDVVRRYVTAIGNTIEWANRSQDEIVRYAIKNGKVNSALAPYLYSSNGSGDYSALRWPDHGLQDRDDVNLWIEMAENIGIANPRRFKAEDIYTDRFNPYAPA from the coding sequence ATGAAGTTCAATACCCCCGATAGACCGATCGAATTGACGCGCAGGCGGTTCAATCAGCTCCTGGGTTCGACCGCTGCATCCGCAGGCGTGTTCGCTCCTGGAGTCGCTCGAACTGACAATCTGATCCCTCTTCGAATCATGGGCAGCGGCAATGGATGGAGCGCGTCGGAGATAGTGGTTCTCGCGGAGGAATTCGGATTTTTCCGCAAGGAGGGCTTACGCCTCGATTTGATCATCCTTCCTCCGGAGAGGCTGACGATCGCTCTAGAAGGCGGCATTACCGATTTCATCCCCAACGCCTATTATATCTATTTTCTCAATATTAGAGACAAGGGGATGAAAGCGCGCCAGGTGGTCTCGACGACCCCTTACCTCGATGCTCGTCTTCCGAGCGGGGGGCTTTTCGTCCGTGAAGACAGTCGAATTCGTGAGGCCTCCGATCTGCGCGGAAAGACGATCGGCGTCACCGTGCTGCAATTTGCGTCCGCCTGGTTTACCTTGGCCTACGCGGCGCGAGCTGGACTTAAGAGAGAGGATCTGAATCTCACGGCGATTCCCGGCCCTCACCATCAACAGGTTCTAACGAACGGTGACGTCGACGCAGTTTATACGATCGGCGCGGTCGAAGCTACATTGCTGAAAAAGGGCGAGTTTCGCAGGCTCTTCGCAACGTCTGATCTGGTCGGGCGGCGGATTTCGCTCGGTTCGACGATTGTCAAAGAAGAGTTCATGAAAAGCAATCCAGATGTCGTTCGACGCTATGTGACCGCAATTGGCAATACGATCGAATGGGCAAACCGCAGCCAGGATGAGATAGTCCGCTATGCGATCAAGAATGGAAAGGTGAATTCGGCACTTGCACCATACCTATACTCGTCAAATGGGAGCGGTGACTATAGCGCGCTGCGCTGGCCTGATCACGGATTGCAAGATCGTGATGATGTAAACCTCTGGATCGAAATGGCGGAAAATATCGGCATTGCCAATCCGCGGCGATTTAAGGCGGAAGACATTTATACCGACCGGTTCAATCCATACGCACCCGCGTAA
- a CDS encoding NtaA/DmoA family FMN-dependent monooxygenase (This protein belongs to a clade of FMN-dependent monooxygenases, within a broader family of flavin-dependent oxidoreductases, the luciferase-like monooxygenase (LMM) family, some of whose members use coenzyme F420 rather than FMN.) — MSRRYLHVNVNASTPGSHPAAWRSPDANRFGSFDIEHFKQVALVAERGLLNAVFLPDQVSLSQDPSSGPGWGLLDPVVTVAHLSAVTEHIGFIATQTTSYTHPYNIARTFATLDHVTRGRIGLNLVTTMADAAARNFGEKTLPSPSERYARAAEFAEVLIALWDSWEDDALIGDVETGVFADKNRIHAINHSGQYFSVSGPLQVPRSPQGRPLLVQAGGSEQGRDLAARYAEAVFSATQYLSEAQAYYRDLKIRASGYGRDLDSLIILPGVVLFIGGTEEEARRRKRELDELDGDRGLERLAARLGVSVGDLDLDKPLPVDLIDYSFRGSHQSVGFADALRSVALDRTRTVRQILEQGGGLGHRTLIGSPEQIAADFEEWFVSGAADGFNIMVDIAPTGLSAFVDHVVPILQRRGLYRNEYEGRTLREHFGAARPKSAFEGYSQRIEAAAS, encoded by the coding sequence ATGAGCCGACGATACCTTCACGTTAACGTCAATGCGTCGACCCCAGGATCGCATCCGGCAGCATGGCGGTCTCCCGATGCCAATCGCTTTGGGTCGTTCGATATCGAGCATTTCAAGCAAGTGGCGCTCGTCGCGGAGCGCGGGCTGTTGAATGCGGTGTTTCTTCCCGATCAGGTCTCTCTTTCGCAGGATCCATCGAGCGGGCCAGGTTGGGGGCTGCTGGACCCGGTCGTGACAGTCGCGCATCTGTCTGCCGTGACCGAGCACATCGGATTCATCGCAACCCAAACCACTTCCTACACGCATCCCTACAATATCGCGCGGACATTCGCTACGCTCGATCATGTGACCCGAGGACGCATCGGACTCAATCTCGTCACGACAATGGCTGACGCCGCCGCGCGCAACTTCGGCGAAAAGACACTGCCGTCTCCGAGCGAACGTTACGCCCGCGCAGCCGAATTCGCGGAAGTTCTGATCGCGCTCTGGGATAGTTGGGAGGATGACGCTCTCATTGGCGACGTTGAGACGGGCGTGTTCGCAGACAAGAACCGTATCCACGCAATCAATCATTCGGGACAGTATTTTTCGGTGTCTGGACCACTCCAGGTTCCGAGGTCACCCCAAGGCCGGCCCCTGCTCGTGCAGGCGGGTGGATCGGAACAGGGGCGGGATCTCGCGGCCAGATACGCAGAAGCGGTGTTCAGCGCAACTCAGTACCTGAGCGAGGCGCAAGCCTATTACCGCGACTTGAAGATCCGAGCTTCCGGATATGGGCGCGATCTCGATTCGCTGATCATCCTTCCCGGGGTCGTTCTCTTTATAGGAGGAACGGAAGAAGAGGCGAGGAGACGTAAAAGGGAACTCGATGAACTCGATGGTGATCGAGGGCTCGAGAGGCTGGCCGCGAGACTTGGAGTCTCAGTCGGTGATCTCGATCTCGACAAACCCCTGCCAGTCGATCTGATCGACTATTCATTTCGTGGATCGCACCAATCGGTCGGCTTTGCCGATGCCCTTCGCTCCGTCGCGCTCGATCGAACGCGAACCGTTCGGCAGATATTGGAGCAGGGCGGAGGCCTCGGGCATCGCACGCTCATCGGATCGCCTGAGCAAATTGCAGCCGATTTCGAGGAGTGGTTCGTCTCTGGCGCGGCCGACGGCTTCAATATTATGGTCGACATCGCGCCCACCGGCCTTTCGGCGTTCGTCGATCACGTCGTTCCGATTCTTCAGCGACGCGGTCTCTATCGGAATGAATATGAAGGCCGCACTCTCCGGGAGCACTTCGGCGCCGCTCGACCGAAAAGCGCGTTCGAAGGCTATTCCCAGCGCATCGAAGCAGCGGCGAGTTGA